One window from the genome of Enterobacter asburiae encodes:
- a CDS encoding D-amino acid dehydrogenase: protein MRVVILGSGVVGVTSAWYLSQAGHDVTVIDRESGPALETSAANAGQISPGYAAPWAAPGVPLKAIKWMFQRHAPLAISLDGTQFQLKWMWQMLRNCDTRHYMENKGRMVRLAEYSRDCLKALRASTGIEYEGRQGGTLQLFRTEQQYENATRDIAVLEDAGVPYQLLEASQLGQVEPALAEVAHKLTGGLRLPNDETGDCQLFTQRLAQMCEQAGVKFRFNTSVDKLLSEGEKIYGVKCGDEVIKADAYVMAFGSYSTAMLKGILDIPVYPLKGYSLTIPVKEESGAPVSTILDETYKIAITRFDNRIRVGGMAEIVGFNTELLQPRRETLEMVVGDLFPRGGFVEQATFWTGLRPMTPDGTPIVGRTPYKNLWTNTGHGTLGWTMACGSGQLLSDLISGRTPAIPFDDLSAARYQSGFTPSRPQHLHGAHN from the coding sequence ATGCGTGTTGTCATACTGGGAAGTGGTGTCGTTGGGGTAACCAGCGCCTGGTATTTAAGTCAGGCGGGACATGACGTAACCGTTATCGATCGTGAATCCGGTCCCGCGCTTGAAACCAGCGCGGCGAATGCCGGGCAAATCTCTCCGGGGTATGCGGCGCCGTGGGCTGCGCCGGGCGTTCCGCTGAAAGCGATTAAATGGATGTTCCAGCGCCATGCGCCGCTGGCCATCAGCCTTGACGGCACGCAGTTCCAGCTGAAGTGGATGTGGCAGATGCTGCGCAACTGCGACACCCGCCACTACATGGAGAACAAAGGGCGCATGGTGCGTCTGGCGGAGTACAGCCGCGACTGTCTGAAAGCCTTACGCGCCTCGACGGGCATTGAGTACGAAGGCCGTCAGGGCGGTACGCTGCAGCTGTTCCGCACTGAACAACAGTATGAAAACGCCACCCGCGACATCGCCGTGCTGGAAGATGCTGGCGTACCGTATCAGCTGCTGGAAGCCAGCCAGCTTGGTCAGGTTGAACCGGCGCTGGCGGAAGTGGCGCATAAGCTGACCGGCGGCCTGCGCCTGCCGAATGACGAAACCGGCGACTGCCAGCTCTTTACGCAACGTCTGGCGCAAATGTGCGAGCAGGCGGGAGTGAAGTTCCGCTTTAATACCTCCGTCGACAAGCTGCTGTCGGAAGGGGAAAAAATTTACGGCGTGAAGTGCGGCGACGAGGTGATCAAAGCCGATGCCTACGTGATGGCGTTTGGTTCGTACTCCACCGCCATGCTGAAAGGTATTCTCGACATTCCGGTCTACCCGCTGAAGGGCTACTCGCTGACGATCCCGGTCAAAGAAGAGAGCGGCGCGCCGGTGTCGACCATTCTGGATGAAACCTACAAAATCGCCATTACCCGCTTCGACAACCGCATTCGCGTAGGCGGCATGGCGGAGATTGTGGGCTTCAACACCGAACTGCTGCAGCCGCGTCGTGAAACGCTGGAGATGGTGGTGGGCGATCTCTTCCCGCGCGGAGGTTTTGTCGAGCAGGCGACGTTCTGGACCGGCCTGCGTCCGATGACCCCGGACGGCACGCCGATCGTGGGCCGCACGCCGTATAAAAATCTGTGGACCAATACCGGACACGGCACGCTCGGCTGGACGATGGCCTGCGGATCGGGCCAGCTGCTGAGCGACCTGATTTCCGGGCGCACGCCGGCAATTCCGTTTGACGATTTAAGCGCCGCACGCTATCAATCGGGGTTTACGCCTTCGCGTCCACAGCATCTGCACGGCGCGCATAACTAA
- the dadX gene encoding catabolic alanine racemase DadX, whose protein sequence is MSRPVLAQLNLQALKDNLQIVRRAAPGSRVWSVVKANAYGHGIDRIWSALSATDGFALLNLEEAILLRERGWKGPILLLEGFFHADDLPLLDKYRLTTSVHSNWQIKAIQDAKLHAPLDIYLKVNSGMNRLGFQPERVHTVWQQLRAMKNVGEMTLMAHFADAEQPDGIADAMVRIEQAAEGLDCPRSLSNSAATLWHPEAHYNWVRPGIVLYGASPSGQWQDIANSGLKPVMTLRSEIIGVQTLKAGDTVGYGSRYRAQGEQRIGIVAGGYADGYPRIAPTGTPVWVDGVRTGTVGTISMDMLAVDLTPCPQAGIGSPVELWGNEIKIDDVAAAAGTVGYELMCALAQRVPVVTV, encoded by the coding sequence ATGTCCCGTCCTGTTCTGGCCCAGCTGAACCTGCAGGCCCTGAAGGATAATCTGCAAATTGTTCGTCGGGCGGCACCCGGTTCGCGCGTCTGGTCGGTGGTGAAAGCGAACGCCTACGGCCACGGTATCGATCGTATCTGGAGCGCGCTGAGCGCGACCGACGGCTTTGCGCTCCTGAATCTGGAAGAGGCCATTCTGCTGCGCGAGCGCGGCTGGAAAGGGCCCATACTGCTGCTGGAGGGCTTCTTCCACGCGGACGATCTGCCGCTGCTGGACAAGTACCGTCTGACCACCAGCGTTCATAGCAACTGGCAGATTAAGGCGATCCAGGATGCGAAGCTCCACGCGCCGCTGGATATCTATCTCAAGGTGAACAGCGGCATGAACCGCCTGGGCTTCCAGCCTGAGCGGGTGCATACGGTCTGGCAGCAGCTGCGCGCCATGAAGAACGTGGGTGAAATGACGCTAATGGCGCATTTTGCCGACGCGGAACAACCTGACGGAATTGCCGATGCCATGGTGCGCATTGAGCAGGCGGCAGAGGGGCTGGACTGCCCACGCTCGCTGTCGAACTCGGCGGCCACGCTCTGGCATCCCGAGGCGCACTACAACTGGGTGCGTCCTGGGATCGTTCTGTACGGCGCGTCTCCTTCAGGCCAGTGGCAGGACATCGCCAACAGCGGCCTGAAACCGGTCATGACCCTGCGCAGTGAAATCATTGGCGTGCAGACGCTGAAGGCCGGTGACACGGTGGGCTACGGCAGCCGCTACCGGGCACAGGGCGAGCAGCGGATTGGCATCGTGGCGGGCGGCTATGCCGACGGCTACCCGCGCATCGCGCCGACCGGCACGCCGGTCTGGGTCGATGGGGTTCGCACCGGAACGGTGGGCACCATATCAATGGATATGCTGGCCGTTGACCTGACGCCATGCCCGCAGGCGGGCATCGGTTCACCGGTGGAGCTGTGGGGTAACGAAATCAAGATTGATGACGTCGCTGCCGCGGCGGGCACGGTGGGGTACGAATTGATGTGCGCGCTGGCACAGAGAGTGCCGGTTGTGACGGTGTAA
- the ldcA gene encoding muramoyltetrapeptide carboxypeptidase, whose translation MSQFHLIAPSGYCINQDAAQRGVQRLLESGHQVENQTIIPRRQQRFAGTEAQRLNDINSLVNLTGENRIVLAVRGGYGASRLLESIDWQGLALRQQHDPLLICGHSDFTVIQLGLLALHNVITFSGPMLAGNFGAPELDAFTVEHFWRALRNPTYSVEWQGNGPHWECEGQLWGGNLAMLVSLIGTPWMPHIEDGILVLEDINEHPFRVERMLLQLYHAGILERQSAIVLGSFSGSAPNDYDAGYSLETMVDFVRSRLDIPVITGLDFGHEQQTVTLALGAHASLIHNDSGSRLTISGHPVIKA comes from the coding sequence ATGTCTCAGTTTCATCTCATCGCGCCGTCGGGCTACTGCATTAACCAGGACGCGGCGCAGCGGGGCGTTCAGCGTTTGCTGGAGTCGGGTCATCAGGTAGAAAATCAGACGATTATCCCCCGCCGCCAGCAGCGTTTTGCCGGTACTGAAGCGCAGAGGCTGAATGATATCAATAGCCTGGTGAACCTGACGGGCGAAAACCGGATTGTGCTTGCGGTGCGCGGCGGATACGGTGCGAGCCGGCTGCTGGAGAGCATTGACTGGCAGGGGCTGGCGCTGCGCCAGCAGCACGATCCGCTGCTGATTTGCGGCCACAGCGATTTCACCGTCATCCAGCTCGGGCTGCTGGCCCTGCATAACGTGATCACCTTCAGCGGTCCGATGCTGGCCGGTAACTTCGGCGCGCCGGAGCTGGATGCGTTTACCGTGGAACACTTCTGGCGCGCGCTGCGTAACCCTACCTACAGCGTGGAGTGGCAAGGCAATGGACCGCACTGGGAGTGTGAAGGCCAGCTCTGGGGCGGTAACCTGGCGATGCTGGTCTCGCTTATCGGCACGCCGTGGATGCCGCACATCGAGGACGGCATTCTGGTGCTGGAAGATATCAACGAACATCCGTTCCGCGTCGAACGCATGCTGTTGCAGCTTTATCATGCCGGTATTCTTGAACGCCAGTCCGCGATTGTGCTGGGCAGCTTCAGCGGTTCTGCACCGAATGACTATGACGCGGGTTACTCCCTGGAGACCATGGTCGACTTCGTTCGCTCGCGGCTGGATATTCCGGTCATCACCGGTCTGGATTTCGGCCATGAGCAGCAAACCGTGACCCTGGCGCTGGGGGCGCATGCCTCCCTGATCCACAACGATTCCGGCAGTCGGCTGACCATCAGTGGCCATCCTGTCATAAAGGCATAA
- the emtA gene encoding membrane-bound lytic murein transglycosylase EmtA, with product MKLRWFAFLIVLLAGCSSKHDYQNPPWNPEVPVKRAMQWMPISEQAGKAWGVSPRLITAIIAVESGGNPALVSKSNAVGLMQLKASTAGKEVYRYMGWSGQPSTSELKNPERNISMGTAYLSIMEHGVLKGIKDPEVMQYALVVSYVNGAGALLRTFSSDRKEAIEEINGMDKDEFFEHVAKNHPAPQAPRYIWKVQKAMDAM from the coding sequence GTGAAATTGAGATGGTTTGCTTTTTTGATTGTGTTGCTTGCTGGCTGTAGTTCAAAACATGATTATCAAAACCCACCCTGGAACCCGGAAGTGCCGGTGAAACGGGCCATGCAGTGGATGCCGATCAGTGAACAAGCCGGGAAGGCCTGGGGCGTCAGCCCGCGTCTCATCACGGCGATCATTGCGGTGGAGTCCGGCGGAAATCCTGCGCTTGTCAGCAAATCCAACGCGGTGGGCCTGATGCAGCTTAAAGCGTCAACGGCGGGGAAAGAAGTTTACCGCTATATGGGCTGGAGCGGCCAGCCGTCGACCAGCGAGCTGAAAAACCCGGAACGCAACATATCAATGGGCACCGCTTATCTGAGCATAATGGAGCATGGCGTGCTGAAGGGCATTAAGGATCCGGAGGTGATGCAGTACGCGCTGGTGGTGTCTTACGTTAACGGTGCTGGCGCGTTGCTCAGAACCTTCTCCTCTGACCGCAAAGAGGCGATAGAAGAGATTAACGGCATGGACAAAGACGAATTCTTTGAACATGTGGCGAAAAATCACCCGGCACCACAGGCGCCTCGTTATATCTGGAAAGTACAGAAAGCGATGGATGCCATGTAA
- the ycgR gene encoding flagellar brake protein YcgR, with the protein MSHYSEQFLKQNPLAVLGVLRDLQKGEVPLRISWSNNQFISKILDASQERLVIDLGSQEYENRAALKAENVAVMAETQGAKVEFVLSRLEMSEYQGLPAFATPLPTNLWFVQRREYFRISAPLHPAYFCKAKMPDKKELRFRLFDLSLGGMGALMDTPKPDGLVEGMRFSQIELDMGGWGRFYFDAQLIAISDRTVVDSKNETITTPRLSFRFLNVGPGAERELQRIIYSLEREARERANKVL; encoded by the coding sequence GTGAGTCATTACAGTGAGCAATTCCTCAAGCAAAATCCGCTGGCTGTATTAGGGGTATTACGCGACCTGCAAAAAGGTGAAGTGCCGCTGCGCATCAGCTGGTCGAATAATCAGTTCATCAGCAAGATCCTTGACGCCTCGCAGGAGCGGCTGGTGATTGATCTAGGCAGTCAGGAGTATGAAAACCGCGCGGCGCTGAAAGCGGAAAATGTCGCGGTGATGGCCGAAACGCAGGGCGCCAAAGTGGAGTTTGTCCTGTCGCGGCTGGAAATGAGTGAATACCAGGGACTCCCTGCTTTTGCTACCCCGCTTCCCACCAATCTCTGGTTTGTTCAGCGTCGTGAATATTTCCGCATCAGCGCCCCGCTTCACCCCGCCTATTTTTGTAAGGCCAAAATGCCGGACAAAAAAGAGCTCCGCTTCCGCCTCTTCGACCTGTCGCTGGGCGGCATGGGCGCGCTGATGGATACGCCGAAACCCGACGGTCTGGTAGAGGGCATGCGGTTTTCGCAAATTGAGCTGGATATGGGGGGCTGGGGTCGCTTTTATTTCGATGCACAGTTGATTGCCATCAGCGACCGTACCGTTGTGGACAGCAAAAATGAAACCATCACCACGCCGCGCCTGAGCTTCCGTTTCCTGAACGTCGGGCCCGGCGCAGAGCGCGAGCTTCAGCGCATTATTTATTCGCTGGAGCGGGAGGCGCGGGAACGCGCAAATAAAGTCCTGTAA
- a CDS encoding GlsB/YeaQ/YmgE family stress response membrane protein produces the protein MGIIAWIIFGLIAGAIAKLIMPGNDGGGFILTCVLGVVGAVVGGWLATMFGFGGNISGFDLHSFLVAVVGAIVVLGIFRLLRRA, from the coding sequence ATGGGTATCATCGCCTGGATTATCTTTGGTCTTATTGCTGGCGCTATCGCTAAACTGATCATGCCGGGAAACGATGGCGGCGGCTTTATTTTGACCTGTGTACTCGGGGTCGTTGGTGCGGTTGTGGGCGGCTGGCTGGCGACGATGTTTGGTTTTGGAGGCAACATAAGTGGTTTCGACCTGCACAGTTTTCTGGTCGCTGTCGTGGGTGCCATTGTGGTGCTGGGCATATTCAGGTTACTGCGACGAGCATAA
- a CDS encoding TonB-dependent siderophore receptor, producing the protein MNTSRFTLCALAGAVTLALQVPAFAEESTIVVTGSEQGSALPAWTNSATKSAVAESKTPQVITTLSAPEIEKRHANSVNEILRYAPGVSTEVRGNTSYMSEYKIRGFTVDQEFYNGLQLPYNVTGNTKARIDPLLIDSVDILKGPSSVLYGGGSPGGLVNIQSKKPQREARTEIGVNTGNRNLKEGYLDSTGQIADSDWNYRLLGKATENDDQPHTTRYENYLVAPSVTWQPDSKTRLTLDALAQNTPSLTPSNPLPLAYLRSKYAGKRDYAGDEWSGFKQRQWMLGYSFEHEFDSGWGFNQKARYFDVDTHQRSVYATGTGSEVYQLNRFAYTTDEDLKSFNIDNQVTKTVALGDWKHHLLAGFDYQKLNSHFHYRYASATPGIDMRHPDYSQIGESTLGLYTAQKNRLSYQQNGYYLQDQVEFGGLNLLGSLRYDDYRSVTTNYLQNGDKAWVSQDRVTKRLGALYAFDNGISPFISYSEGFAPVSPQGTLVAKDVKPTTSKQVEGGVKYLLADYATTFTASVFNIRQKNVVTSDPGFLNYRQTGEVESKGAELSAISRPTDSLTLVANYAYTHAINREDDKYKGKRPTQVPENAFNLWGDYTFDNTPLKGLMLGAGARYTGPMEISPANDAGKLGGTTQYDLAASYRMGEILPSLAGLTLKASAQNITNKETLTCYDTTNCWIGRDRTYQLGASYSF; encoded by the coding sequence ATGAATACCTCACGCTTTACGCTTTGCGCCCTGGCAGGCGCCGTTACGCTGGCATTGCAGGTCCCGGCGTTCGCCGAAGAATCCACCATCGTCGTCACGGGCTCAGAGCAGGGCAGCGCGCTGCCGGCCTGGACGAACAGCGCCACGAAATCGGCCGTGGCCGAAAGTAAAACGCCGCAGGTCATCACGACCCTCTCTGCGCCGGAAATTGAAAAGCGTCACGCGAATTCCGTGAACGAAATCCTGCGCTATGCCCCGGGCGTCTCTACGGAGGTGCGGGGAAATACCTCCTACATGAGCGAATATAAAATTCGCGGCTTTACCGTCGACCAGGAGTTCTACAACGGGCTGCAGCTGCCCTATAACGTCACCGGCAATACCAAAGCGCGCATCGATCCGCTGCTGATTGACAGCGTTGATATCCTGAAAGGCCCCTCATCGGTCCTTTACGGCGGCGGTTCGCCGGGTGGGCTGGTGAATATTCAAAGTAAAAAACCGCAGCGGGAAGCCCGAACGGAGATCGGCGTTAACACCGGAAACCGTAATCTGAAAGAGGGCTATCTCGATTCAACCGGACAGATTGCCGACAGCGACTGGAACTACCGTCTGCTGGGCAAAGCCACGGAAAACGACGATCAGCCGCACACTACCCGGTATGAAAACTACCTGGTTGCGCCGTCCGTCACCTGGCAACCGGACAGCAAAACCCGCCTCACCCTGGACGCGCTGGCGCAAAACACCCCGAGCCTGACGCCGTCTAACCCGCTGCCGCTCGCCTACCTGCGCTCAAAATACGCGGGCAAGCGCGATTACGCCGGAGACGAATGGAGCGGGTTTAAGCAGCGTCAGTGGATGCTGGGCTACAGCTTTGAACATGAATTTGACAGCGGCTGGGGCTTTAACCAGAAGGCGCGCTATTTCGACGTCGATACCCACCAGCGCAGCGTCTACGCGACAGGGACGGGAAGCGAGGTGTATCAGCTCAACCGCTTTGCTTACACCACCGATGAAGACCTTAAGAGCTTCAACATCGACAACCAGGTCACCAAAACCGTTGCGCTGGGCGACTGGAAACACCATCTGCTGGCCGGGTTTGACTATCAGAAGCTGAACTCCCATTTCCACTATCGCTACGCGTCGGCCACGCCGGGTATCGATATGCGTCATCCTGACTATTCGCAGATCGGTGAAAGCACGCTGGGGCTGTATACCGCCCAGAAAAACCGCCTCAGCTATCAGCAGAACGGCTATTACTTACAGGATCAGGTAGAGTTTGGCGGCCTCAACCTGCTGGGCAGCCTGCGCTACGACGATTACCGCTCCGTCACCACCAACTACCTGCAAAACGGTGATAAAGCCTGGGTGTCGCAGGATCGCGTCACCAAACGCCTGGGCGCGCTTTACGCCTTCGATAACGGGATTTCACCATTTATCAGCTATTCAGAAGGTTTTGCGCCGGTGTCACCGCAGGGAACGCTCGTGGCGAAAGACGTCAAGCCAACCACCAGCAAGCAGGTGGAGGGCGGGGTGAAATATCTTCTGGCCGACTACGCCACCACCTTTACCGCCTCGGTGTTTAACATTCGTCAGAAAAATGTCGTTACCTCCGACCCGGGCTTCCTGAACTATCGTCAGACCGGGGAAGTGGAATCCAAAGGGGCAGAGCTGTCCGCCATCAGCCGTCCGACGGACAGCCTGACGCTGGTTGCCAACTATGCGTACACCCACGCGATCAACCGGGAAGATGACAAGTACAAAGGTAAACGTCCAACGCAGGTCCCGGAGAATGCCTTCAACCTCTGGGGGGATTACACCTTTGACAACACGCCGCTGAAAGGACTGATGCTGGGAGCGGGCGCACGCTACACCGGGCCGATGGAAATCTCTCCGGCAAACGATGCGGGAAAACTGGGCGGCACTACGCAGTACGATCTGGCGGCTTCCTACCGGATGGGCGAAATCCTGCCTTCGCTGGCAGGGCTGACGCTTAAGGCCAGCGCGCAGAACATCACCAATAAAGAGACGTTGACCTGCTACGACACGACCAACTGCTGGATCGGGCGTGACAGGACGTATCAGCTAGGGGCGAGTTACAGTTTCTAA
- a CDS encoding alpha,alpha-trehalase, translating into MIRPRTLRPAFLPLALGGALLGVTTFGYADDRPAAQTVSPDILLGPLFNDVQSAKLFPDQKTFADAVPKSDPLMILADYRMQHTQSSFDLRHFVEMNFTLPAEGEKYVPPAGQSLREHIDDLWPVLTRTTDKASNKWDSLLPLPKPYVVPGGRFREVYYWDSYFTMLGLAESAHWDKISDMVDNFAYEIDTFGHIPNGNRSYYLSRSQPPFFSLMVELLATHDSDALKKYRPQMEKEYAYWMDGVDALQPGQANKRVVKLDDGAILNRYWDDRDTPRPESWLDDVNTAKSNPNRPATEIYRDLRSAAASGWDFSSRWMDDPQKLGTIRTTSIVPVDLNALMFKMEKLLARAGQESGDAASASKYEALATARQKAIESHLWNDKEGWYADYDLKSKKVRNQLTAAALFPLYVKAAAQERADKVAAATSSRLLKPGGIATTTVNSGQQWDAPNGWAPLQWVAAEGLQNYGQEKVSMDVTWRFLKNVQHTYDREKKLVEKYDVSTTGTGGGGGEYPLQDGFGWSNGVTLKMLDRVCPKEKPCDSVPENQPAANDEAAPVKAAAQ; encoded by the coding sequence ATGATAAGACCTCGTACACTACGCCCCGCGTTCTTGCCCCTTGCGTTAGGAGGCGCGCTGCTCGGCGTAACGACATTCGGTTATGCCGACGATAGACCCGCAGCCCAGACAGTCTCACCCGATATTTTGCTGGGCCCGCTGTTTAATGATGTGCAAAGCGCCAAACTGTTTCCCGATCAGAAAACCTTCGCTGATGCCGTCCCCAAAAGCGACCCGCTGATGATTCTGGCGGACTATCGGATGCAGCACACGCAGTCCAGCTTTGACTTACGCCACTTTGTCGAGATGAACTTTACGCTCCCTGCGGAAGGGGAAAAATATGTTCCGCCTGCTGGACAAAGTTTACGTGAGCACATCGACGATCTCTGGCCCGTACTGACGCGCACCACGGATAAAGCCAGCAACAAATGGGATTCCCTGCTGCCGTTACCCAAACCTTACGTTGTGCCCGGCGGACGTTTCCGCGAGGTCTACTACTGGGACAGCTATTTCACCATGCTGGGCCTGGCAGAGAGCGCTCATTGGGACAAAATCAGCGACATGGTGGATAACTTTGCGTATGAGATTGACACCTTCGGCCACATTCCCAACGGCAACCGCAGCTATTACCTGAGCCGATCCCAGCCGCCGTTCTTCTCGCTGATGGTGGAACTGCTGGCAACGCACGACAGCGATGCGCTGAAGAAGTATCGTCCGCAGATGGAGAAAGAGTATGCCTACTGGATGGACGGCGTCGACGCCCTTCAGCCGGGGCAGGCTAACAAACGCGTGGTGAAGCTGGATGACGGCGCTATCCTCAACCGCTACTGGGACGACCGCGATACCCCGCGCCCGGAGTCCTGGCTTGACGATGTGAATACCGCCAAAAGTAACCCTAACCGACCTGCGACAGAGATCTACCGCGATCTGCGTTCCGCTGCGGCCTCGGGCTGGGACTTTAGCTCCCGCTGGATGGACGACCCGCAAAAGCTCGGCACCATTCGGACCACCAGCATTGTCCCCGTGGACCTGAATGCCCTGATGTTCAAAATGGAAAAACTGCTGGCGCGGGCAGGCCAGGAGAGTGGCGACGCCGCCAGCGCAAGCAAATACGAGGCGCTGGCAACAGCCCGTCAGAAAGCCATCGAAAGCCACCTGTGGAATGATAAAGAGGGCTGGTACGCGGATTACGATCTGAAGAGCAAGAAGGTACGTAATCAGCTCACGGCGGCAGCCCTGTTCCCGCTTTACGTGAAGGCGGCGGCGCAGGAGCGGGCCGATAAAGTCGCCGCGGCAACCTCGTCGCGCCTGTTGAAACCGGGCGGTATTGCGACCACAACCGTCAACAGTGGCCAGCAGTGGGATGCGCCAAACGGCTGGGCCCCGCTGCAGTGGGTTGCCGCGGAAGGGCTGCAGAACTACGGCCAGGAGAAGGTCTCGATGGACGTGACCTGGCGCTTCCTGAAGAACGTTCAGCATACTTACGACAGGGAAAAGAAACTGGTCGAGAAGTATGACGTGTCGACAACCGGTACGGGCGGCGGCGGCGGGGAATATCCGCTGCAGGACGGCTTCGGCTGGAGCAACGGCGTGACGCTGAAAATGCTGGATCGGGTCTGCCCGAAAGAAAAACCGTGCGACAGCGTGCCGGAGAATCAGCCTGCGGCGAATGATGAGGCTGCGCCGGTGAAAGCTGCGGCGCAGTAA
- a CDS encoding AraC family transcriptional regulator, protein MTVQSPDLISELLRGMRLSGVKYRRIEASSPFGVAFHHAPGKAQFHFVSHGSALLRMESGAAFQLSSGDALFIPGGNSHALLSDERATITPVSDFPSEPICSSVCAITCEPCPESENTIIFSGCMDFELGGMQPLIKAMPEVMMVSRLMSTWPEIHPLLAAMERESVARQAGYAGILARLADVVAALIVRGWVEGGCGKATGWVQVLRDPRLSRAIYAMHQQPGLNWSVADLAKEAGTSRSVFAERFLAATGTTPAKYLSELRMRLAIQYIRHENQPIETVALRLGYGSLAAFSRAFKRIIGHAPGTLREASQTPEEV, encoded by the coding sequence ATGACCGTACAGTCACCCGATCTGATCAGCGAACTTTTACGCGGCATGCGCCTGTCAGGGGTGAAATACCGGCGGATTGAAGCCAGCTCGCCGTTTGGCGTCGCGTTCCACCACGCCCCCGGCAAAGCGCAGTTTCATTTCGTGAGCCACGGCAGCGCCCTGCTGCGAATGGAGAGCGGTGCGGCCTTTCAGCTGAGCAGCGGCGATGCCCTGTTTATTCCTGGCGGCAATTCCCATGCCCTGCTCTCCGACGAGCGGGCCACCATTACCCCGGTCAGCGACTTTCCCAGCGAGCCTATCTGCAGCTCGGTCTGTGCCATCACCTGCGAGCCCTGCCCGGAAAGCGAGAACACCATCATCTTTAGCGGGTGCATGGATTTTGAGCTGGGCGGGATGCAGCCGCTGATCAAGGCGATGCCGGAAGTGATGATGGTCAGCCGGCTGATGTCCACCTGGCCGGAGATCCACCCGCTGCTGGCGGCTATGGAGCGGGAATCCGTGGCGCGTCAGGCCGGGTACGCCGGGATCCTCGCGCGCCTGGCCGACGTGGTGGCGGCGTTAATCGTGCGCGGCTGGGTTGAAGGCGGCTGTGGTAAAGCCACCGGCTGGGTGCAGGTTCTGCGCGACCCGCGCCTGAGCCGGGCCATTTACGCCATGCACCAGCAGCCCGGCCTGAACTGGAGCGTGGCGGATCTGGCAAAAGAAGCGGGCACGTCCCGTTCCGTGTTCGCCGAACGGTTTCTGGCCGCGACGGGAACCACCCCGGCAAAATATCTCAGCGAGCTGAGGATGCGGCTGGCCATTCAGTACATTCGCCACGAAAATCAGCCGATTGAAACCGTCGCGCTGCGGCTGGGGTACGGCTCTCTGGCGGCATTTAGCCGGGCATTTAAGCGCATTATTGGACATGCGCCGGGCACGCTGCGGGAAGCCAGCCAGACGCCGGAAGAGGTTTGA